One Tissierellales bacterium genomic window, ATATAGTAACCTTAAAAAAGGGACATCCCTGTGGAGAGAACCAATGGGAGATACTTAGGACAGGAGTAGACATTAAGCTTAGATGTGTGGGCTGCGATAGACAAATTTGGCTTACTAGGATAGAGTTTGAAAAAAGGGTAAGGAAAATACTAGTAGATGAAAAATGGATAGCTATTGTTCATCATAAGCCTGAAGGAGACAAAGAAGAATAGAATAAGTATAAAAAACTGAGGCCTTTTTGAACTGACCCCCAAAAGTTAGACCAAAAAACTAACTAAAGGAGGTCAGTTTTTAAATGGCAAAATATAGTACAGAATTTAAAATGAAAGTAGTAAAGGAATATTTAGAGTCTAAGAACTCATATAAATCTTTATCAGAAAAATATAAACTTTCTCATCAGGAAATAGTAAAAAGATGGGTAAATGCGTACAAGTCACAAGGCTATGAAGGTTTAAAAATAAAAAGAGAAAATACACAATACACTTTGGAATTTAAGTTAAATGTAGTAAACTTGTACTTAACAGGAGAAATGTCCTATCAAAGCCTAG contains:
- a CDS encoding DUF951 domain-containing protein, which produces MVTLKKGHPCGENQWEILRTGVDIKLRCVGCDRQIWLTRIEFEKRVRKILVDEKWIAIVHHKPEGDKEE